The window TACCGTATGGCGTGTGCCTACCTTTTTTTTGCTATTAAGATCGGTGCTTTTGTTAAAGCCTAAAAAATCTACACAAAAAGAGGTTGTAAGCGCTGTAAGCGCCGAATCGGTGGTAGCAAAGGTTGCCGCTGTAAGGCCCAGCATGAAAACCATGGCCGGTACAATGCCCAAATGTTGCAGGGCGATGGTAGGGTACAGGTAGTCGGTTTTATCCACATGGATGCCATATTTGCCGGCATACATCCACAACAGGGCGCCTACGCTTAAAAAGAATATATTGATTACGACAAATACCCCGGTAAAACTGAACATGTTTTTCTGGGCTTCCTTAATGTTTTTAAGGCTCAGGTTTTTTTGCATCAGGTCCTGGTCAAGGCCCACCATGCCAATGGTTATAAATATGCCACCTAAAAACGCTTTGGTAAAATGGAATTTGCTGCTCAGGAAATCATTAAAGAAAAATATTTTGGCATAACTACTGTTTTTAATGGCATCGGCAGCCTCAATAATATTCAGGTGCAGGCTACTGCAAATGAAGTATATAGATAGAAATACCGATAACACAAGGAAAAAAGTTTGCAGGCTATCGGTAATAATAATGGTTTTTAATCCTCCTTTAAACGTGTAAGACCAGATAAGCACTAAACAAATGAGCACTGTAACGGCAAAAGGAATATGGTAACTATCAAAAATAAATTTCTGTAAAACAATAACCACCAGGTACAACCGGAAGGATGAACCGATAACCCTGCTGATGAGGAATATTCCGGCAGCGGTTTTATAGCTCCATGTGCCTAAAGCGCCCTCGATATAACTGTATATTGAGGTAAGTTTTAACCGGTAATAAAGCGGCAGCAATACGGTAGCGATGATGAGAAAGCCGGCGGCGTTGCCCAGCACAAATTGAAAGTAAGAAAACTGATCGCCGGAGGGGGCGCCAACTTTGCCCGGCACCGAAATAAAGGTAACCCCGCTAAGAGCGGTGCCGATCATCCCGAAGGCCACCAGGTACCATTTAGAGTTGCGGTTGGCAACAAAAAAAGTATCATTATCTGAAGCTTTGCGGGATGTAAGCCAGGATATAACCAGCAACACCAAAAAATAACCGATAATAAATGATAATAGTACTCCTGGCGACATAGATGTTTTATTAGTCTGGAAGTTGGGAAGTCCGAAAGTCCGGAAGTAGCTCCGAAAGCCCGGAAAGATCCGTAAAGTCCGAATTGAGTTGCAAAGTACAGAACAAATTAACTATTTACAAAC is drawn from Mucilaginibacter ginsenosidivorax and contains these coding sequences:
- a CDS encoding sodium:solute symporter — translated: MSPGVLLSFIIGYFLVLLVISWLTSRKASDNDTFFVANRNSKWYLVAFGMIGTALSGVTFISVPGKVGAPSGDQFSYFQFVLGNAAGFLIIATVLLPLYYRLKLTSIYSYIEGALGTWSYKTAAGIFLISRVIGSSFRLYLVVIVLQKFIFDSYHIPFAVTVLICLVLIWSYTFKGGLKTIIITDSLQTFFLVLSVFLSIYFICSSLHLNIIEAADAIKNSSYAKIFFFNDFLSSKFHFTKAFLGGIFITIGMVGLDQDLMQKNLSLKNIKEAQKNMFSFTGVFVVINIFFLSVGALLWMYAGKYGIHVDKTDYLYPTIALQHLGIVPAMVFMLGLTAATFATTDSALTALTTSFCVDFLGFNKSTDLNSKKKVGTRHTVHIAFSGLMFLTIVIFNAINNDAVVSAIFTVASYTYGPLLGLYSFGLFVSNRQVRDKLVPFICVASPAICYFLNAESKSLLGGYVFSNELIIVNGLITFVGLLLSSSPKDRNSGTPKVVAG